In Synechococcus sp. CB0101, a genomic segment contains:
- a CDS encoding photosystem II reaction center protein J, whose product MSGKKSGLPDGRIPDRLPDGRPAVAWRSRWTEGTLPLWLVATAGGMAVIFVVGLFFYGSYTGVGSA is encoded by the coding sequence ATGAGCGGCAAGAAATCCGGTCTGCCCGACGGCAGAATTCCCGATCGCCTCCCTGATGGCCGCCCGGCTGTGGCCTGGCGCTCCCGCTGGACCGAAGGCACCCTGCCCCTGTGGCTCGTAGCCACCGCCGGCGGCATGGCTGTGATCTTCGTGGTGGGCCTGTTCTTCTACGGCTCCTACACCGGCGTCGGTTCCGCCTGA
- a CDS encoding NAD-dependent epimerase translates to MQRPILITGVAGFIGAAVAETLLQRGEAVLGIDNLNSYYTPALKQARLERLQQRPEAAQGFQFLPIDVDDAAAMASLFASHRPRAVVHLAAQAGVRYSLENPSAYIQSNLVGFGHILEGCRHHGVEHLVYASSSSVYGGNRAMPFSEQHAVNHPVSLYAATKKANELMAHTYSHLYGLPATGLRFFTVYGAWGRPDMAPMLFARAILAGEPIRVFNHGRMQRDFTYIDDIAEGVIRCLDKPSTPDPLFDPLQPNPATAAVPHRVFNIGNAQPTELLRFIEVLEQALGRRAIQDLQPMQPGDVVATAADTSALEAWVGFRPSTSIEQGVDAFARWYREVDRELVA, encoded by the coding sequence ATGCAGCGTCCCATTCTGATTACCGGCGTTGCCGGCTTCATCGGTGCAGCGGTTGCTGAGACGTTGCTTCAGCGCGGCGAGGCGGTGTTGGGGATCGACAACCTCAACAGCTACTACACCCCTGCTTTGAAGCAGGCCCGGTTGGAGCGCCTCCAGCAGAGGCCTGAAGCTGCGCAGGGCTTCCAGTTCCTGCCCATCGACGTCGACGACGCGGCCGCGATGGCGTCGTTGTTCGCCTCCCATCGCCCACGGGCGGTGGTGCATCTGGCGGCGCAGGCGGGGGTTCGCTATTCGCTGGAGAATCCTTCTGCCTATATCCAGAGCAATCTGGTGGGTTTCGGCCACATCCTGGAGGGGTGCCGGCATCACGGCGTGGAGCATCTGGTGTATGCCTCCAGCAGTTCGGTGTATGGCGGCAATCGAGCGATGCCGTTTTCCGAGCAGCACGCGGTGAATCATCCGGTGAGCCTTTATGCGGCCACCAAGAAGGCGAATGAATTGATGGCCCACACCTACAGCCATCTCTATGGCTTGCCCGCCACAGGCCTGCGCTTTTTCACGGTGTATGGCGCCTGGGGCCGGCCCGATATGGCACCGATGTTGTTTGCGCGCGCCATCCTGGCTGGTGAGCCGATCCGGGTGTTTAACCATGGCCGGATGCAGCGCGACTTCACCTACATCGATGACATCGCAGAAGGCGTGATCCGCTGCCTCGACAAACCCTCCACCCCTGATCCCCTCTTCGATCCACTGCAGCCCAATCCCGCCACAGCCGCTGTGCCCCATCGGGTGTTCAACATCGGCAATGCCCAGCCCACGGAGCTGTTGCGTTTCATCGAGGTGCTCGAGCAGGCCCTCGGTCGCCGGGCGATTCAGGATCTGCAGCCGATGCAGCCGGGCGATGTGGTGGCCACGGCTGCCGATACCTCGGCGCTGGAGGCCTGGGTGGGTTTCCGTCCGTCCACCTCGATTGAGCAGGGCGTTGATGCGTTTGCCCGCTGGTATCGGGAGGTGGATCGGGAGCTTGTGGCCTGA
- a CDS encoding UDP-glucuronic acid decarboxylase family protein — MPASLTRNLVTGGAGFVGSHLVDRLMEAGEEVICLDNYFTGRKVNVARWMGHPRFELIRHDVTDPILLEVDRIWHLACPASPVHYQHNPIKTAKTSFLGTYNMLGLARRVGARLLLASTSEVYGDPEVHPQPESYRGNVNTHGIRACYDEGKRVAETLCFDYQRMHGTQIRIARIFNTYGPRMLPDDGRVVSNFIVQALRAQPLTLYGDGSQTRSFCFVDDLVEGLIRLMNGEHTGPINLGNPGEFTIRQLAELVRDRINPGLELVCEPLPQDDPLQRKPVIALAQQQLGWQPTIPLQQGLEPTIAYFRERLAEA; from the coding sequence ATGCCCGCCTCGCTGACCCGCAATCTGGTGACCGGTGGTGCCGGCTTTGTGGGCTCCCACCTCGTGGACCGGCTAATGGAAGCCGGCGAGGAGGTGATTTGCCTCGATAACTACTTCACCGGGCGCAAGGTCAACGTGGCCCGTTGGATGGGGCATCCGCGCTTCGAGTTGATCCGCCACGACGTGACCGACCCGATCCTGCTGGAGGTGGACCGGATCTGGCATTTGGCCTGCCCCGCTTCGCCGGTGCACTATCAGCACAATCCGATCAAAACGGCGAAAACCAGTTTCCTCGGCACCTACAACATGCTCGGCCTGGCTCGCCGCGTGGGTGCTCGCCTCCTCCTGGCTTCCACCAGTGAGGTGTACGGCGATCCCGAGGTGCATCCCCAGCCGGAGAGCTACCGGGGCAATGTGAACACGCATGGCATTCGCGCCTGCTACGACGAAGGCAAGCGAGTGGCTGAAACGCTTTGCTTCGATTACCAGCGCATGCACGGCACGCAGATCCGGATCGCCCGCATCTTCAACACCTATGGGCCGCGGATGTTGCCGGATGACGGCCGTGTGGTGAGTAATTTCATCGTGCAGGCGCTGCGTGCCCAGCCCCTCACGCTCTACGGCGATGGCTCGCAGACCCGCTCCTTCTGCTTTGTGGATGATCTGGTGGAGGGATTGATTCGCCTGATGAATGGTGAGCACACCGGGCCGATCAATCTCGGCAATCCGGGAGAGTTCACGATTCGCCAGCTCGCTGAATTGGTGCGGGATCGCATCAATCCTGGTTTGGAGTTGGTGTGTGAACCCCTGCCCCAGGACGATCCTCTACAGCGCAAGCCGGTGATCGCCTTGGCGCAGCAACAACTGGGCTGGCAGCCCACCATTCCTTTGCAGCAGGGTCTGGAGCCCACCATCGCCTACTTCCGCGAGCGATTGGCTGAAGCCTGA
- a CDS encoding photosystem II reaction center protein L → MQRNPNPNNLPVELNRTSLYLGLLFVFTCGILFSSYFFN, encoded by the coding sequence GCAACGCAATCCCAACCCGAACAACCTGCCGGTTGAACTGAACCGCACCAGCCTTTACCTGGGCCTGCTGTTCGTGTTCACCTGCGGGATCCTGTTCTCCAGCTACTTCTTCAACTGA